The following are encoded in a window of Cryobacterium sp. CG_9.6 genomic DNA:
- a CDS encoding glycoside hydrolase family 38 C-terminal domain-containing protein, with amino-acid sequence MHDTSALILLRITRFVAERLHPAVYRHTKPLRVEVWEAPGEPVSFSAAQQQVFAPFEPGTAWGSPWGTTWFHLTGTVPPGWTGAGRHPELVVDLGFSTSVPGFQAEGLVYTAEGIVVKAVEARNQTVPLTSQTIDVYVEAASNPNIAADFSFLPTDLGDPATAPPTPLYTFRRADVALPDQTVWELIQDVAALLGLHAELPESSARRAEILRALERCLDAVDPQNVADTAAAGRSELAQVLSRPANASAHQVYAVGHAHIDSAWLWPVRETVRKVARTFSNVLSLMDANPDFVFAASSAQQYAWLKEAYPELFERVKVAVARGAFVPTGGMWVESDTNMPGGEALVRQFVAGKQFFLREFGVEPLEVWLPDSFGYSAALPQIVVAAGSRWFLTQKISWNETNVFPHRTFLWEGIDGTRVFTHFPPVADYNAELSGAELARAERNYAEKGVATTSLVPFGWGDGGGGPTREMIAAARRTANLEGSPAVQFSTPQRFFETAEAEYGAPPVWSGELYLEFHRGTFTSQARTKRGNRRSEHLLREAELWATTAAVQRGSEYPSAALERAWRTVLLQQFHDILPGSSIAWVHQEAERNYAEVARVLTELIEASVRELCGSGAATVVLNAGPYALAGVSAGAGNAAVRGVGDAEPSAEPNAATAPRAGAASVTRTDAGIVLANGLVAVTIDDDGLFSSVRDLVADREVIPAGQRGNLLQLHRDTPTQWDAWDIDEHYRRNVEDLTNADEIEVVLDTPARVDVRVKRTLGASHIEETITLAAGSPAIDLHFAIGWHERQKLLKLAFPLDVHADRAASEIQFGHVYRPTHTNTSWDAARFETCAHRWVHVGEPGYGVTVANDSTYGHDITRTADAAGATHTTVRLSLLRAPLFPDPTADQGRHEMTVSLRVGATIADAVAEGYRLNLPLRRITGVGTAVIEPLFTVDSPAVVIEAVKLAEDASGDVIVRLYEAHGSRARAALRHTFTAVDVYPTDLLERRLVVPPPRPSASWSGQVVTLELRPFQLVTLRFVRG; translated from the coding sequence ATGCACGACACCAGCGCGCTCATTCTGCTTCGGATCACCCGTTTCGTGGCCGAGAGGCTGCACCCTGCCGTGTATCGGCACACGAAGCCCCTCCGCGTGGAGGTGTGGGAAGCGCCGGGGGAGCCGGTGTCGTTCAGCGCGGCGCAGCAGCAGGTGTTCGCACCATTTGAGCCAGGCACAGCCTGGGGATCCCCGTGGGGAACAACCTGGTTCCACCTCACCGGCACGGTTCCGCCCGGGTGGACCGGCGCGGGCCGCCACCCCGAACTTGTCGTGGATCTGGGCTTTAGCACCTCGGTACCCGGGTTTCAGGCGGAGGGCCTCGTGTATACCGCCGAGGGAATTGTGGTGAAGGCGGTCGAGGCGCGCAACCAGACGGTTCCGCTCACCTCGCAGACCATTGACGTCTACGTGGAGGCCGCCTCTAACCCGAACATCGCCGCCGACTTCAGCTTCCTGCCCACCGACCTCGGAGATCCCGCCACCGCTCCACCCACGCCCCTTTATACCTTCCGCAGAGCCGATGTGGCCCTGCCTGATCAGACCGTCTGGGAGCTGATACAGGACGTGGCGGCGCTACTCGGGCTGCACGCCGAACTCCCCGAGTCGTCCGCGCGGCGGGCCGAGATCCTCCGCGCCCTGGAGCGGTGCCTCGATGCCGTCGACCCGCAGAATGTGGCCGATACCGCTGCCGCCGGCCGGTCCGAACTCGCGCAGGTGCTGTCCCGACCCGCGAACGCCAGTGCCCACCAGGTGTATGCCGTGGGCCACGCGCACATCGACAGCGCGTGGCTCTGGCCTGTGCGCGAGACGGTGCGCAAGGTGGCGCGCACGTTCTCGAACGTGTTGAGTCTCATGGACGCGAACCCGGATTTTGTCTTCGCCGCGTCATCCGCTCAGCAATACGCGTGGCTGAAGGAGGCGTACCCCGAGCTGTTTGAACGAGTGAAAGTGGCCGTGGCCCGCGGTGCCTTCGTTCCCACGGGGGGTATGTGGGTCGAATCGGACACCAACATGCCGGGCGGTGAGGCTCTGGTGCGGCAGTTTGTGGCGGGAAAGCAGTTCTTCCTGCGCGAATTCGGGGTGGAGCCGCTGGAGGTGTGGCTGCCGGATTCGTTCGGGTATTCCGCCGCTCTGCCGCAGATTGTGGTGGCGGCCGGGTCACGGTGGTTTCTCACACAGAAAATCTCGTGGAACGAGACGAACGTCTTTCCGCACCGCACATTCCTCTGGGAAGGCATCGACGGCACACGGGTTTTCACGCACTTTCCGCCTGTGGCCGATTACAACGCCGAGCTGTCCGGCGCCGAACTGGCCCGCGCCGAGCGCAACTACGCCGAAAAAGGTGTGGCCACCACCTCGCTCGTGCCGTTCGGGTGGGGCGATGGCGGCGGCGGACCCACCCGCGAGATGATCGCCGCAGCGCGCCGCACGGCCAACCTTGAGGGGTCGCCCGCCGTGCAGTTTTCCACGCCGCAGCGATTCTTCGAGACCGCCGAGGCCGAATACGGTGCCCCACCGGTGTGGTCGGGCGAGCTCTACCTGGAGTTTCACCGGGGCACGTTCACCTCGCAGGCCCGCACGAAGCGTGGCAATCGGCGCAGCGAGCACCTGCTCCGGGAGGCCGAGCTGTGGGCCACCACGGCCGCGGTACAGCGGGGTTCCGAGTACCCGTCAGCAGCTCTGGAGCGGGCGTGGCGCACGGTGCTGCTGCAGCAATTCCACGATATTTTGCCGGGATCCTCGATTGCCTGGGTTCATCAGGAGGCTGAACGCAACTATGCCGAGGTGGCGCGGGTGCTCACCGAGCTGATTGAGGCATCCGTTCGGGAGCTCTGTGGCAGCGGCGCTGCCACAGTGGTGCTGAACGCCGGCCCCTATGCCCTCGCCGGGGTCTCCGCGGGCGCCGGCAATGCAGCCGTCAGGGGCGTGGGCGATGCGGAACCGAGTGCGGAACCGAATGCAGCCACTGCCCCTCGAGCCGGCGCCGCCAGCGTCACCCGCACGGACGCCGGCATCGTGCTGGCGAACGGCCTCGTTGCCGTGACGATCGACGATGACGGTCTCTTCTCCTCGGTGCGCGACCTCGTCGCTGATCGTGAGGTGATTCCGGCGGGCCAGCGCGGCAACCTACTGCAGCTGCATCGTGACACCCCCACCCAGTGGGATGCGTGGGACATCGACGAGCACTATCGCCGCAACGTCGAAGACCTCACGAACGCCGATGAGATCGAGGTCGTGCTCGACACTCCGGCGCGCGTGGACGTTCGCGTAAAACGCACGCTGGGGGCCTCACACATCGAGGAGACGATCACCCTCGCCGCCGGATCCCCCGCGATCGACCTGCATTTCGCGATCGGTTGGCACGAGCGGCAGAAGCTGCTCAAGCTGGCGTTCCCTCTCGATGTGCATGCCGACCGGGCGGCGTCGGAGATTCAGTTCGGCCATGTGTACCGGCCCACCCACACCAACACGTCCTGGGACGCGGCCCGTTTTGAGACCTGCGCGCACCGGTGGGTGCACGTGGGTGAGCCGGGTTACGGGGTGACCGTGGCCAACGATTCCACCTACGGCCACGACATTACTCGCACAGCGGATGCCGCCGGAGCGACACACACCACCGTGCGGCTCTCGCTGCTGCGCGCGCCGCTCTTTCCGGATCCGACCGCCGATCAGGGCCGCCACGAGATGACGGTGTCGCTGCGGGTGGGCGCCACCATCGCCGACGCCGTGGCCGAGGGGTATCGACTGAACCTGCCGCTGCGGCGGATCACGGGCGTCGGCACCGCGGTCATCGAGCCGCTGTTCACGGTGGACAGTCCGGCCGTGGTCATCGAAGCGGTCAAACTCGCCGAGGACGCCAGCGGCGACGTGATTGTGCGGCTGTACGAGGCTCATGGCTCCCGAGCTCGTGCCGCGCTCCGGCACACCTTCACCGCAGTGGATGTCTACCCCACCGACCTGCTCGAGCGCCGCCTGGTCGTCCCGCCGCCCCGGCCGTCGGCCAGCTGGTCGGGCCAGGTGGTCACCCTCGAACTACGACCCTTCCAGCTGGTGACCCTGCGCTTCGTGCGCGGTTAG
- a CDS encoding ABC transporter ATP-binding protein yields MLPYLLEHKKVLGFVIVLSVLGAATSLAQPLLVSQVITRVQANTPLDSLVIALIALVVVSGLISGYQHYLLQRTGEGVVLSSRRKLVGRLLRLPISEFDARRTGDLVSRVGSDTTLLRAVLTQGLVEAIGGSLTFVGALIAMLVIDPVLLGLTVLVISVSVVTVILLSRRIRTASQAAQAKVGDLAASVERAISAIRTVRASNATEREVAVIEEDARGAWRMGIKVAKISALVVPIAGIALQVSFLVVLGVGGFRVASGAITIAELVAFILFLFMMIMPLGQFFGAITSVNSALGALGRIEEIIGLPSEDQFDRDVAPLATTVGAANESVRPDAPAISFENVQFGYQATPVAVDAEAAADSAAVAGTVAAVAAPETTPAPPRPVLHGVSFSAPRGLRTALVGPSGAGKSTILALIERFYDADAGVVRLGGLDIRTLDRTALRAQIGYVEQDAPVLAGTLRDNLVLASPTATDAQCIEVLHAVNLGEVLDRDPAGLGATVGESGVKLSGGERQRLAIARALLSAPPILLLDESTSSLDGANEQMMRAAIDAVAQDRTLIVIAHRLSTVVDSDQIVVLDHGTVIGTGTHSELVVSTPLYRELAKHQLLV; encoded by the coding sequence CTGCTGCCGTACCTGCTGGAGCACAAGAAGGTGCTCGGCTTCGTGATCGTGCTGAGCGTGCTCGGCGCCGCCACGAGTCTCGCCCAGCCGCTGCTCGTGAGCCAAGTCATCACCCGCGTGCAGGCGAACACTCCGCTGGACTCCCTGGTGATCGCGCTCATCGCTCTCGTGGTCGTTTCGGGTCTGATCAGCGGTTACCAGCACTACCTTTTGCAGCGCACGGGCGAGGGCGTGGTGCTTTCCAGCCGCCGCAAGCTCGTGGGCCGGTTGTTGCGCCTGCCGATCAGCGAGTTTGATGCCCGCCGTACCGGCGACCTGGTGTCTCGCGTGGGCAGCGACACCACTCTGCTGCGCGCCGTACTTACCCAGGGTCTCGTCGAGGCCATCGGCGGATCGCTCACCTTTGTGGGCGCGCTGATCGCCATGCTGGTGATCGACCCGGTGCTGTTGGGCCTCACCGTGCTCGTCATCAGCGTGTCAGTGGTGACCGTCATCCTGCTCTCGCGTCGTATCCGCACCGCCAGCCAGGCCGCGCAGGCCAAGGTCGGCGACCTCGCCGCGAGCGTGGAACGTGCCATCAGCGCCATTCGCACCGTGCGTGCCTCCAACGCCACCGAACGTGAAGTGGCCGTGATTGAAGAGGATGCCCGTGGCGCATGGCGCATGGGCATCAAGGTCGCGAAGATCTCGGCTCTCGTGGTGCCGATCGCGGGCATCGCCCTGCAGGTCTCGTTTCTTGTGGTGCTGGGCGTCGGCGGATTCCGCGTGGCGAGCGGTGCCATCACCATTGCCGAACTCGTGGCGTTCATCCTCTTTCTGTTCATGATGATCATGCCGCTCGGCCAGTTCTTCGGAGCCATCACCTCGGTCAACTCGGCGCTCGGTGCCCTCGGCCGCATCGAGGAGATCATCGGGCTTCCTTCCGAGGACCAGTTCGACCGCGACGTTGCGCCGCTCGCCACCACCGTAGGCGCCGCCAATGAGAGCGTGCGCCCCGACGCCCCCGCCATCTCATTCGAGAACGTGCAGTTTGGCTATCAGGCCACCCCGGTGGCCGTGGATGCCGAGGCCGCCGCCGACTCGGCCGCCGTGGCCGGCACCGTGGCCGCCGTGGCCGCGCCGGAAACCACGCCAGCTCCGCCCCGACCCGTGCTGCACGGAGTCTCGTTCAGCGCTCCGCGCGGGTTGCGCACGGCGCTGGTGGGGCCATCCGGTGCCGGTAAGAGCACGATTCTGGCGTTGATCGAACGGTTCTACGATGCCGATGCCGGAGTTGTTCGACTCGGCGGGCTCGATATTCGCACCCTCGATCGCACAGCATTGCGCGCCCAGATCGGTTATGTGGAACAGGACGCCCCCGTACTCGCCGGCACGCTGCGCGACAACCTGGTTCTGGCGAGCCCAACGGCCACCGATGCGCAGTGCATTGAGGTGCTGCACGCCGTGAACCTCGGCGAGGTGCTGGACCGCGACCCGGCCGGACTCGGTGCCACGGTGGGTGAATCGGGAGTGAAGCTCTCCGGCGGTGAGCGTCAGCGGCTTGCCATTGCGCGCGCTCTGCTCTCCGCTCCGCCCATCCTGCTGCTCGACGAGAGCACCTCAAGCCTCGACGGCGCGAATGAGCAGATGATGCGCGCCGCGATCGACGCGGTGGCTCAGGACCGCACGCTCATCGTGATCGCCCATCGGCTCTCCACCGTGGTGGACTCGGACCAGATCGTGGTGCTCGATCACGGAACGGTTATTGGCACCGGCACGCACTCCGAGTTGGTTGTGTCCACGCCGCTCTACCGCGAGCTCGCCAAGCATCAGCTGCTCGTCTAA
- a CDS encoding ATP-binding protein — MQEGRATLTTPGDLAPRSLVALAYYASPRRRIVTLGLAVLAIALVSVVTLSVSRNSDYISAWWPAAGLGVVTALMARGTRVSIALLIWVTASGSRIAVGESMVVAILYGFVTALEAWIVAALIDGGRGAPPSHLTDVSSVVRFLIAVAVGTTTMGVLTAVIIAVGGGDAVQTFLVVVPSHASAIVVIAPVFLLARIRPPRRLRPELVLQALLLAGVLCIVFWPGTSSQIKFLTLPLLVWAALRFGTRVAAWQMLTTALTATGLKDLASWAGFESASSNAFTAQNSSIIQSFFIVYAATVLVIGASREERLRLVHQVDARNHLLRGGIVGSHIGLLLLEEDALGAIRVIDGNEIAARLLGVVLAGPLAPAPIVPQDGPLAEAILRVRRSDTRTHDWSGEVEVDSGTRRLQVFVARIRSGSATALLTVQVIDMTARYAAATAVQTALENEQATTQNLRELNRQKEDFVSSVTHELRTPITSILGYSEELQDTALSPIAADYVSVIARNANRLATLVEDLLELARLSERTETTLRSIEIANVDVAVTNCIEELGATARSHGVTLEAVVPAGSLEAIGRERDVARVLTNLVANALKFTPRAGHVVVECSRVANTVQIDVIDNGIGIPPAEIHRVLERFYRSSTSVLLPGTGLGLSIVTGLVSELRGTLELTSDGTTGTRVRVTLPAHVRAAAS; from the coding sequence ATGCAAGAGGGACGTGCCACGTTGACGACCCCGGGGGATCTCGCCCCGCGGAGCCTCGTGGCGTTGGCGTATTACGCATCCCCTCGGCGGCGCATCGTGACACTCGGTTTGGCAGTGCTGGCCATCGCCCTGGTGAGCGTCGTCACTCTCAGTGTGTCCCGTAATTCGGACTATATCTCGGCGTGGTGGCCGGCGGCGGGTCTCGGCGTGGTGACCGCACTCATGGCGCGCGGCACTCGTGTCAGCATTGCCCTCCTCATCTGGGTCACGGCCTCGGGCTCCCGAATCGCCGTGGGTGAGTCCATGGTCGTTGCTATCCTGTACGGATTCGTCACCGCACTCGAGGCATGGATCGTGGCCGCTCTTATCGATGGCGGCCGGGGCGCTCCCCCGTCTCATCTGACTGACGTGAGCAGCGTGGTGCGCTTCCTCATCGCCGTCGCGGTGGGCACCACAACCATGGGCGTTCTTACGGCCGTCATTATTGCTGTCGGGGGCGGCGATGCAGTGCAAACGTTCCTGGTCGTTGTGCCGTCCCATGCCTCCGCAATTGTGGTCATTGCACCGGTTTTCCTCCTCGCGCGCATCCGCCCTCCCCGTCGGCTGCGACCCGAACTGGTGCTGCAAGCTCTGCTCCTGGCTGGCGTGCTCTGCATCGTGTTCTGGCCCGGAACCAGCTCCCAAATTAAATTCCTCACCCTGCCACTACTCGTGTGGGCGGCCCTCCGGTTCGGCACCCGGGTGGCCGCGTGGCAAATGCTCACGACCGCACTGACCGCCACCGGTCTCAAAGATCTGGCGTCCTGGGCGGGGTTCGAGTCGGCCAGCAGCAACGCCTTTACCGCGCAAAACTCGAGCATCATCCAGTCCTTTTTCATCGTGTACGCGGCTACCGTTTTGGTCATCGGTGCCAGTCGCGAGGAGCGACTTCGCCTCGTGCATCAAGTGGATGCCCGCAACCACCTCCTCCGCGGCGGAATCGTGGGGTCCCACATCGGCCTCCTCCTCCTCGAAGAGGATGCCCTCGGTGCGATCAGAGTCATCGACGGGAACGAGATCGCGGCCCGGCTGCTGGGCGTTGTCCTGGCGGGTCCCCTCGCGCCGGCGCCCATCGTGCCGCAGGACGGCCCGCTCGCCGAGGCCATCCTGCGAGTGCGTCGCAGCGATACGCGCACGCACGACTGGTCCGGAGAGGTAGAGGTGGACTCCGGCACGCGTCGCCTTCAGGTCTTTGTGGCACGCATCCGCTCGGGGAGTGCGACTGCGCTCCTGACCGTGCAGGTTATCGACATGACCGCCCGGTACGCGGCCGCGACGGCGGTGCAGACAGCCCTAGAAAACGAACAGGCCACCACGCAGAACCTGCGCGAGCTGAACCGCCAAAAGGAAGACTTCGTCTCCTCGGTCACCCATGAGCTGCGCACTCCCATCACGAGCATTCTCGGGTACTCCGAAGAGCTTCAGGACACCGCACTCAGTCCCATCGCTGCCGACTACGTGAGTGTGATTGCCCGCAACGCCAACCGCCTCGCGACGCTGGTGGAGGACCTGCTCGAACTCGCCCGCCTCTCCGAACGCACCGAGACAACGCTTCGGTCGATCGAGATTGCCAATGTGGATGTCGCGGTCACCAACTGCATCGAGGAACTCGGCGCGACCGCCCGATCGCACGGCGTCACACTCGAAGCGGTGGTGCCAGCCGGGAGCCTGGAGGCCATCGGACGCGAGCGCGATGTGGCACGAGTGCTCACCAACCTTGTGGCCAACGCTCTGAAATTCACGCCACGAGCCGGACACGTGGTGGTGGAGTGTTCCCGCGTGGCGAACACCGTGCAGATCGATGTGATCGATAACGGCATTGGCATTCCTCCCGCGGAGATTCACCGCGTACTGGAGCGCTTCTATCGCTCGTCAACCTCCGTCTTGCTGCCCGGAACCGGCCTGGGACTGTCCATCGTGACCGGGCTGGTCTCCGAGTTGCGCGGCACCCTGGAGCTCACGTCCGATGGGACAACGGGCACCCGGGTGCGGGTCACCCTCCCCGCTCACGTGCGAGCAGCCGCGTCCTAG
- a CDS encoding MFS transporter yields MSTSTTPATTSATSGPANPKGRVILASLIGTTIEFYDFYVYATAAVLVFPYLFFPTGNETTALLASFAVFGAAMVARPIGALFFGHFGDRKGRKATLVGALLTMGIATFLIGLFPTYAMIGWWAPLMLVILRLAQGFALGGEWSGAALVATENAPAGKRAWYGTFPQVGAPLGFIIANTLFLVIALALPSDDPTRPSQEFLDWAWRIPFLFSAVMVIVGLWVRLRLVESETFTKAVKAKRVEKLPLAAVFKSNWRELILGTFIMLATYVLFYLMTTFTLGYGRAATDAPIPGLGYSYNNFILMMILGVVFFGVFTLASGPWADRHGRRKTLIVVTSFIVLFGLLFVPLLGAGFVGVMFFLIVGFSLMGMTFGPMGALLPELFPTAVRYTGSAFAYNMSSILGAAVAPFIAIWLWTLGGGSPFWVGIYLSIMGLITLVALLLSRETRDLDIER; encoded by the coding sequence ATGTCCACATCCACCACGCCCGCAACGACGTCGGCAACGAGCGGCCCGGCCAACCCGAAGGGCCGCGTCATTCTCGCGAGCCTCATCGGTACGACCATCGAGTTCTACGACTTCTATGTGTACGCCACGGCCGCGGTGCTCGTGTTCCCGTATTTGTTCTTTCCCACGGGCAATGAGACCACGGCGCTGCTGGCCTCCTTCGCTGTGTTCGGGGCTGCCATGGTGGCTCGTCCCATCGGCGCACTTTTCTTCGGGCATTTTGGCGACCGCAAGGGCCGAAAGGCAACCCTCGTGGGCGCCCTGCTCACCATGGGTATCGCTACCTTCCTCATCGGGCTCTTTCCCACTTACGCCATGATCGGGTGGTGGGCGCCGCTCATGCTCGTTATTCTGCGTCTCGCTCAGGGCTTCGCCCTCGGTGGCGAGTGGAGTGGCGCGGCCCTGGTAGCCACGGAGAATGCACCGGCCGGTAAGCGTGCCTGGTACGGAACCTTCCCGCAGGTGGGCGCCCCGCTCGGCTTCATCATTGCGAACACGCTGTTTCTCGTCATCGCCCTCGCGCTCCCGTCGGATGACCCCACGCGTCCGTCGCAGGAGTTCCTCGACTGGGCGTGGCGCATTCCGTTCCTCTTCTCTGCCGTCATGGTGATCGTGGGACTCTGGGTTCGTCTGCGTCTCGTAGAGAGCGAAACGTTCACGAAGGCGGTCAAGGCCAAGCGCGTGGAGAAGCTCCCGCTCGCTGCCGTGTTCAAGAGCAACTGGCGCGAGCTCATTCTCGGTACCTTCATCATGCTCGCCACCTACGTGCTGTTCTACCTGATGACCACGTTCACGCTCGGTTATGGGCGTGCCGCAACGGATGCCCCCATCCCGGGCCTCGGATACAGCTACAACAACTTCATCCTCATGATGATTCTCGGCGTGGTCTTCTTCGGTGTGTTCACGCTCGCGTCGGGTCCATGGGCGGACCGGCACGGGCGTCGCAAGACGCTGATCGTGGTTACGTCGTTTATCGTGCTCTTCGGCCTCCTGTTCGTGCCGCTTCTCGGCGCCGGGTTCGTGGGCGTGATGTTCTTCCTGATTGTGGGATTCTCCCTCATGGGTATGACATTCGGGCCTATGGGTGCCCTGCTCCCTGAGCTCTTCCCCACCGCTGTGCGTTACACGGGCTCGGCCTTCGCGTACAACATGAGTTCGATCCTTGGTGCCGCGGTAGCGCCGTTTATCGCGATCTGGCTCTGGACGCTGGGCGGGGGCAGCCCGTTCTGGGTAGGCATCTACCTGTCGATCATGGGACTCATCACCCTCGTGGCCCTTCTGCTCAGCCGCGAGACGAGAGACCTAGACATCGAGCGCTAG
- the ribH gene encoding 6,7-dimethyl-8-ribityllumazine synthase, whose amino-acid sequence MSIEGSPTIAVDGTDLRVVVVAGRWHDEITAGLIAGAVRVLEASGADFSVVRVPGSFELPVVCKVALENGADAVVALGVIIRGGTPHFEFVSNAATDGLTRVALDTGKPVGFGVLTLEDEQQGLDRAGLPGSKEDKGEEAATAALATAVLLRELRS is encoded by the coding sequence ATGAGCATCGAAGGATCACCCACCATCGCCGTGGACGGCACCGACCTGCGAGTCGTTGTGGTTGCCGGGCGCTGGCACGATGAAATCACCGCTGGGCTGATCGCCGGCGCTGTGCGCGTGCTCGAGGCATCCGGTGCCGATTTTTCGGTCGTTCGCGTGCCGGGCAGCTTCGAGCTGCCCGTGGTCTGCAAGGTGGCGCTCGAAAACGGCGCCGATGCGGTGGTGGCTCTCGGCGTGATTATTCGCGGCGGCACCCCGCACTTTGAGTTCGTGTCGAATGCGGCAACGGATGGCCTCACTCGCGTCGCCCTCGATACCGGCAAGCCGGTGGGGTTCGGCGTTCTGACCCTCGAGGATGAGCAGCAGGGTCTCGACCGTGCCGGTCTGCCCGGTTCGAAAGAGGACAAGGGTGAGGAAGCCGCAACCGCAGCCCTGGCCACCGCCGTGTTACTTCGCGAGTTGCGCAGCTGA
- the ribB gene encoding 3,4-dihydroxy-2-butanone-4-phosphate synthase translates to MSLVDIPTALAELRLGKPVIVADDEGRENEGDVIISAQLATQQWLAWTVRYSSGFICAPMTNDLADTLDLPVMVLNNEDARGTNYTISVDSASGVTTGISAADRAHTLRVLADPTSTPASLHRPGHILPLRAVDGGVRERAGHTEAAVDLMKLAGLAPVGAICEIVTDDGEMMRLPGLLELGEREDVVVITIKDLIAYLNEHHGIAPLPALLPVAAAPRVDFEVETIVPTRHGSFRVRAYRDRMTGADHVAIISGTPVDGALVRVHSECLTGEVFGSLKCECGPQLDAALETINLEGGVVVYLRGQEGRGIGLINKLRAYRLQEDGMDTLDANLALGLPGDSRDYGAATGILHDLGLNDVRLLTNNPEKVRQLENNNVTVSERVPLVVGISAHNVDYLLAKRDRMGHHINEQDLLKGTTV, encoded by the coding sequence ATGAGCCTCGTCGACATCCCCACCGCACTGGCCGAACTTCGGCTCGGAAAGCCCGTCATCGTGGCCGATGACGAGGGCCGTGAGAACGAGGGCGACGTGATCATCTCCGCCCAGCTGGCCACCCAACAGTGGCTGGCGTGGACCGTGCGGTATTCGTCGGGCTTCATCTGTGCACCGATGACCAACGACCTGGCCGACACCCTCGACCTCCCGGTCATGGTGCTGAACAACGAGGATGCGCGCGGCACGAACTATACGATCAGTGTCGACTCGGCCTCCGGCGTCACCACGGGGATCAGCGCCGCGGACCGCGCGCACACACTGCGGGTACTCGCCGACCCGACCTCCACCCCCGCCAGCCTGCACCGCCCCGGCCACATCCTGCCGCTGCGGGCAGTGGATGGTGGAGTGCGGGAACGCGCCGGCCACACCGAAGCTGCCGTCGACCTGATGAAGCTCGCCGGTCTGGCACCGGTGGGTGCGATCTGTGAAATCGTCACCGATGACGGCGAAATGATGCGGCTGCCCGGTCTGCTCGAGCTCGGCGAGCGCGAGGACGTCGTGGTTATCACGATCAAGGACCTCATTGCGTACCTGAATGAACACCATGGCATTGCACCGTTGCCCGCTCTTCTTCCCGTCGCCGCCGCTCCGCGCGTGGACTTCGAGGTGGAGACGATCGTTCCCACCCGTCACGGCTCGTTCCGGGTGCGCGCCTACCGCGACCGGATGACCGGTGCCGATCACGTGGCGATCATCTCGGGTACCCCCGTGGACGGCGCTCTTGTGCGCGTGCACTCGGAGTGCCTCACCGGCGAGGTGTTTGGGTCGCTCAAGTGCGAGTGTGGCCCGCAGCTTGATGCGGCCCTCGAGACGATCAACCTCGAAGGCGGCGTGGTCGTGTACCTGCGCGGGCAGGAAGGCCGCGGTATTGGTCTGATCAATAAGCTGCGCGCCTACCGCCTGCAGGAGGATGGCATGGATACTCTCGACGCCAACCTCGCCTTGGGCCTCCCGGGCGACTCCCGCGACTACGGCGCCGCCACCGGGATTCTGCATGACCTGGGCCTGAACGACGTGCGTTTGCTCACGAATAACCCCGAGAAGGTACGCCAACTCGAGAACAACAACGTGACCGTCAGTGAGCGCGTTCCTCTGGTCGTGGGAATCAGTGCACACAACGTGGACTATCTCCTCGCCAAGCGCGACCGGATGGGCCACCACATCAATGAGCAGGATCTGTTGAAGGGAACCACCGTATGA
- a CDS encoding riboflavin synthase, giving the protein MFTGIIEELGSIERIDHSSDAARLTIRAPLSIADAHHGDSISVSGVCLTVVDRTESTFTADVMAETLRMSTLSSAAAGTTVNLERAALVGGRLGGHIVQGHIDGTSTLLSIVPSDEWRVLRFSLSHELAPLVVSKGSIAIDGVSLTVSHISAASEMDQWFEVSLIPETLAATTLGARAVGDHVNIETDILARHVERMLAMAAAESTRSAA; this is encoded by the coding sequence ATGTTCACCGGAATCATTGAGGAGCTCGGCAGCATCGAGCGCATTGACCACAGCTCAGATGCCGCACGGCTTACCATTCGCGCGCCGCTGTCGATAGCGGATGCCCACCACGGCGACTCCATCTCGGTGAGCGGCGTTTGCCTCACGGTCGTGGACCGCACCGAATCGACCTTCACGGCCGATGTCATGGCCGAGACGCTGCGCATGTCGACCCTGTCGAGCGCCGCCGCCGGCACCACGGTCAATCTGGAGCGGGCGGCACTCGTGGGCGGACGGCTGGGCGGACATATCGTGCAGGGGCACATCGACGGCACCAGCACGCTACTGTCCATCGTTCCGAGCGACGAGTGGCGCGTGCTGCGTTTCAGCCTCTCCCACGAGCTCGCGCCACTCGTGGTGAGCAAGGGCTCGATCGCCATCGACGGCGTGTCCCTCACCGTCAGTCACATCAGCGCTGCGAGTGAAATGGACCAGTGGTTTGAGGTCTCCCTCATTCCCGAAACTCTCGCCGCCACCACCCTGGGCGCTCGCGCCGTGGGTGACCACGTCAACATCGAAACAGACATTCTCGCCCGCCATGTAGAGCGCATGCTCGCCATGGCCGCGGCGGAATCCACAAGGAGTGCAGCATGA